A window of Tautonia plasticadhaerens contains these coding sequences:
- a CDS encoding site-specific integrase, with protein sequence MPTSIRTAAEGYFRAKALSRGTRNEYLTTLRKWEEWGAGTPIEQLQRRDIREFLDRVHEQAVRDRGTNPGRTANKAREHLRAILSWAWEQELIEAPPRFPGPRDQRDVAGRHYLTKAEINALYFATYKMGRPRGWDAAYPVGRYWRAALVVFFNYGVDTGTVWRSTPAHEPILRRHVIWDRRSPDREAKEQSPGDGCSTAA encoded by the coding sequence ATGCCGACGAGCATCAGGACGGCCGCGGAGGGCTACTTCCGGGCCAAGGCCCTCTCGCGGGGGACACGCAACGAGTACCTCACGACCCTCCGGAAGTGGGAGGAGTGGGGCGCCGGCACGCCGATCGAGCAGCTCCAGCGCAGGGACATCCGCGAGTTCCTCGACCGGGTCCACGAGCAGGCCGTCAGGGATCGGGGGACCAACCCCGGCCGCACGGCCAACAAGGCCCGCGAGCACCTCCGCGCCATCCTCTCCTGGGCCTGGGAGCAGGAGCTGATCGAGGCGCCCCCGCGGTTCCCCGGCCCCAGGGACCAGCGCGACGTGGCCGGCCGCCACTACCTGACCAAGGCCGAGATCAACGCCCTCTACTTCGCCACCTACAAGATGGGGCGGCCGCGGGGCTGGGACGCCGCGTACCCGGTCGGCCGGTACTGGCGTGCCGCCCTGGTCGTGTTCTTCAACTACGGCGTGGACACCGGGACCGTCTGGCGGTCCACGCCGGCCCACGAGCCGATCCTCAGGCGGCACGTCATCTGGGACCGGCGATCGCCGGACCGAGAGGCGAAGGAGCAGTCGCCCGGGGATGGCTGTTCTACCGCCGCGTGA
- a CDS encoding site-specific integrase — MKTGKAFYRPMNRVLHAHLQGLMPNDPQPDAPMFLGGGARPNARFQALCEHAGIKPRLDVETGREEPWELKDLRKTCATYHDEHVPESSVEILGHSVGGITYRHYAHRAPLAFRAIMTLPQPSAFSTILRGKDGECTCCRRRFADAA, encoded by the coding sequence GTGAAGACCGGCAAGGCGTTCTACCGGCCGATGAACCGGGTGTTGCACGCGCACCTGCAGGGCCTGATGCCGAACGACCCGCAGCCCGACGCTCCTATGTTCCTCGGAGGCGGGGCCCGGCCCAACGCCCGCTTCCAGGCCCTGTGCGAGCATGCCGGCATCAAGCCGAGGCTGGACGTCGAGACCGGCCGGGAGGAGCCCTGGGAGCTGAAGGACCTGAGGAAGACGTGCGCGACGTACCACGACGAGCACGTGCCGGAGTCGTCGGTGGAGATCCTCGGCCACTCGGTCGGCGGGATCACGTATCGCCACTACGCCCACCGTGCCCCGCTGGCCTTCCGGGCGATCATGACGCTACCGCAGCCGAGTGCGTTCTCGACCATCCTGAGGGGGAAGGACGGCGAGTGCACGTGCTGCCGGCGGCGGTTCGCCGACGCCGCCTGA